One genomic segment of Arthrobacter sp. Marseille-P9274 includes these proteins:
- the hrpA gene encoding ATP-dependent RNA helicase HrpA — translation MALNITYPAALPVSGRRDEIMAAIAAHQVVIIAGETGSGKTTQIPKMCLELGLGDRGLIGHTQPRRLAARTVAERIAEELDTKLGEEVGFQVRFTGETGPKTKIKLMTDGILLAEIQHDKLLRKYSTIIIDEAHERSLNIDFILGYLRRVLPQRPDLKVIITSATIDPERFAKHFGTDSGPAPIIEVSGRTYPVEIRYRPLNQPAEDMDPDDDSAELEEDRDPLDAVCDAVDELAQEAPGDILIFFSGEREIRDAADALAGRIQANPRLAGTEVLPLYARLSLAEQHRVFSPGGRRRIVLATNVAETSLTVPGIKYVVDTGTARISRYSHRTKVQRLPIERVSQASANQRSGRCGRVSDGIAIRLYSEEDFAGRREFTDPEILRTNLAAVILQMTAMGVARSPKDIEDFPFVEPPETKAINDGVSLLRELGALAEPAARKPGGTKPAAAGKGGLTAVGHQLAQLPVDPRIGRMIVEAGRRGCVREVMVLAAALTIQDPRERPTDKQQQATEMHKRFVDEKSDFTGILNLWRYLQEKQKELSSSQFRKLCRNEFINYLRVREWQDLFIQLRQLAKPLGITLASNPEVDPVGNHDAIHQSLLAGLLSHIGLYDERRREYAGARGTRFAIFPGSALFRKSPEWVMAAELVETSRLWARVAARFDPLWAEEIAPQLVKRSYSEPHWSKRQGSVVAYEKVTLYGVPVVPQRRIQYGRIDPELSRELFIRHALVEGDWRTHHKFFHRNRALLAEVEELETRMRRRDLRVDDEALFEFYDQRIGQGVVSERHFDKWWKAARHENPGLLDFDPEALLTQDADELDTAAFPKHWHYGSFELPLSYEFSPVAPGGAPNPSDGVTVEVPVLFLNQLAEAPFRWQIPGLRAELLTALIKSLPKQVRKNFVPAPDVARAAAAALAEDFDPQRDELEPSLELVLRRLKGHVIPPGSWNREAVPPHLRITFRVVDSKGKVLDEGKDLAQLQEELAPATRRAIADSLGATPGTVKPASKSGSRPYGVRATEQAAGAGTKTRLSGATGDRAEAMTLANGDVLAERSGLRGFAPSVLPQQVSRLVAGHTVTGYPAFVDEGEAVGLRIYQTRAEQESAMRSGIIRLLALKVPSPQRYVLDHLNNTEKLTFSQNPHGSVTSLIDDCTLAAIDKLVPAQLPWTREEFDSLYELVRAELIDTVFTVTAVVEKVLAATRRIQKALKAGTSPALISAFNDIKSQLEQLVYPGFVARTGYAQLSQLPRYLAAIERRLEKLPTIVARDAAQMATVQKLEDDYDDAVAALRPGARTPEGLRKVRWMIEELRVSFFAQELGTAYTVSEKRIRTALNEALSR, via the coding sequence ATGGCACTGAATATCACCTACCCCGCCGCCCTGCCCGTTTCCGGACGGCGGGACGAAATCATGGCCGCCATAGCAGCCCACCAGGTCGTCATCATCGCGGGCGAAACCGGGTCGGGCAAGACCACGCAGATTCCGAAAATGTGCCTGGAGCTCGGCCTGGGCGACCGCGGCCTGATCGGGCACACGCAGCCGCGCCGGCTGGCCGCCCGCACGGTCGCCGAGCGGATCGCCGAGGAGCTGGATACGAAGCTCGGCGAGGAGGTCGGCTTCCAGGTCCGCTTCACCGGGGAAACCGGCCCGAAGACCAAGATCAAGCTGATGACGGACGGCATCCTGCTGGCGGAGATCCAGCATGACAAGCTGCTGAGGAAATACAGCACGATCATCATCGATGAGGCGCACGAGCGAAGCCTGAACATCGACTTCATCCTCGGCTACCTGCGGCGCGTCCTGCCCCAGCGGCCGGACCTGAAGGTCATCATCACGTCGGCCACCATCGATCCGGAGCGGTTCGCCAAGCACTTCGGCACGGACTCCGGCCCGGCCCCCATCATCGAGGTCTCCGGCCGCACCTACCCCGTCGAGATCCGGTACCGGCCGCTGAACCAGCCCGCCGAAGACATGGACCCGGATGACGACTCCGCCGAGCTTGAGGAGGACCGGGACCCGCTGGACGCCGTCTGCGACGCCGTGGACGAGCTGGCCCAAGAGGCTCCCGGGGACATCCTCATCTTCTTCTCCGGCGAACGCGAGATCCGTGACGCGGCGGACGCCCTCGCCGGCCGGATCCAGGCCAATCCGAGGCTCGCCGGAACCGAGGTCCTTCCCCTCTATGCCCGGCTCTCGCTGGCCGAGCAGCACCGGGTCTTCTCCCCCGGCGGCAGGCGCAGGATCGTGCTCGCTACGAACGTTGCCGAAACATCCCTCACGGTTCCGGGCATCAAGTACGTCGTGGACACCGGCACCGCCAGGATCTCGCGCTACTCGCACCGCACCAAGGTCCAGCGGCTCCCGATCGAACGCGTCTCGCAGGCCTCCGCCAACCAGCGGTCCGGGCGCTGCGGCCGCGTCAGCGACGGCATTGCCATCCGTCTCTACTCCGAGGAGGACTTCGCCGGCCGGCGCGAGTTCACCGACCCGGAAATCCTCCGGACGAACCTCGCCGCCGTGATCCTCCAGATGACGGCGATGGGCGTGGCGCGCAGTCCCAAGGACATCGAGGACTTCCCGTTCGTCGAGCCTCCGGAGACCAAGGCCATTAACGACGGCGTTTCCCTCCTGCGCGAGCTCGGCGCCCTGGCCGAACCGGCGGCCCGGAAGCCGGGCGGAACGAAACCTGCCGCGGCAGGCAAAGGCGGGCTGACCGCCGTCGGACATCAACTCGCGCAGCTTCCCGTGGACCCGCGGATCGGCAGGATGATCGTGGAGGCCGGCCGGCGCGGCTGCGTGCGCGAGGTCATGGTGCTGGCCGCGGCCCTGACCATCCAGGACCCGCGGGAACGCCCGACTGACAAACAGCAGCAGGCGACCGAAATGCACAAGCGGTTCGTCGACGAGAAGTCGGACTTCACGGGCATCCTGAACCTTTGGCGGTACCTGCAGGAGAAGCAGAAGGAGCTGTCCTCCAGCCAGTTCCGCAAGCTGTGCCGCAACGAGTTCATCAACTACCTGCGCGTGCGCGAGTGGCAGGACCTGTTCATCCAGCTCCGCCAGCTGGCCAAGCCGCTCGGCATCACCCTCGCCTCCAATCCCGAAGTCGATCCGGTCGGCAACCACGACGCGATCCACCAGAGCCTGCTGGCCGGCCTGCTCAGCCACATCGGGCTCTATGACGAGCGCAGGCGCGAATATGCCGGCGCGCGCGGCACGAGGTTCGCAATCTTCCCGGGCTCGGCCCTGTTCAGGAAGTCCCCCGAGTGGGTCATGGCCGCCGAGCTGGTGGAGACGTCCCGGCTGTGGGCACGTGTGGCCGCGCGGTTCGACCCGCTCTGGGCGGAGGAGATCGCCCCGCAGCTGGTCAAGCGCAGCTACTCCGAGCCGCACTGGTCCAAGCGCCAGGGCTCCGTGGTGGCGTACGAGAAGGTCACGCTGTACGGGGTGCCGGTCGTGCCGCAGCGCCGGATCCAGTACGGCCGGATCGATCCGGAGCTGAGCCGCGAGCTCTTCATCCGCCACGCGCTGGTGGAGGGCGACTGGCGAACCCACCACAAGTTCTTCCACCGCAACCGCGCCCTGCTCGCCGAGGTCGAGGAGCTCGAGACGCGCATGCGCCGGCGCGACCTGCGGGTGGACGACGAGGCGCTCTTCGAGTTCTACGACCAGCGGATCGGCCAGGGTGTCGTCTCCGAACGGCACTTCGATAAGTGGTGGAAGGCGGCCCGGCACGAAAACCCGGGCCTGCTGGACTTCGATCCGGAGGCGCTGCTCACCCAGGATGCCGACGAACTCGACACCGCCGCTTTTCCCAAGCACTGGCACTACGGTTCCTTCGAACTGCCGCTGAGCTACGAGTTCTCGCCGGTCGCGCCCGGCGGCGCGCCGAACCCGTCCGATGGCGTGACGGTGGAAGTGCCGGTCCTGTTCCTGAACCAGCTGGCCGAGGCGCCCTTCCGCTGGCAGATTCCGGGCCTCCGCGCGGAGCTGCTGACTGCCCTGATCAAGTCCCTGCCGAAGCAGGTCCGGAAGAACTTCGTGCCGGCCCCCGATGTCGCCCGGGCGGCAGCGGCGGCGCTGGCCGAGGACTTCGATCCGCAGCGGGACGAGCTGGAGCCCTCCCTGGAGCTGGTGCTGCGCCGGCTCAAGGGGCACGTTATTCCGCCGGGGTCCTGGAACCGGGAGGCCGTCCCGCCGCACCTGCGCATTACCTTCCGGGTGGTGGACTCCAAGGGGAAGGTCCTGGACGAGGGCAAGGACCTCGCCCAGCTGCAAGAGGAGCTCGCTCCGGCCACCCGCCGCGCCATCGCCGACTCCCTCGGCGCGACGCCCGGCACCGTGAAGCCCGCATCGAAATCCGGAAGCCGTCCATACGGCGTCCGCGCCACGGAACAGGCAGCCGGTGCGGGGACCAAAACGCGGCTGTCCGGGGCAACCGGAGACCGTGCCGAGGCCATGACGCTGGCCAACGGCGACGTGCTGGCCGAGCGTTCCGGGCTCAGGGGCTTCGCGCCGTCGGTGCTGCCGCAGCAGGTCTCGCGCCTGGTCGCCGGGCACACCGTCACCGGTTACCCCGCGTTCGTCGACGAGGGCGAGGCCGTCGGCCTGCGGATCTACCAGACGCGGGCCGAACAGGAATCGGCAATGCGCTCGGGCATCATCCGGCTGCTGGCGCTGAAGGTCCCGTCCCCGCAGCGTTACGTGCTGGACCATCTGAACAACACCGAGAAGCTCACCTTCAGCCAGAACCCGCACGGCTCGGTGACCAGTCTGATCGACGACTGCACCCTCGCCGCCATCGACAAGCTCGTGCCGGCGCAGCTGCCGTGGACACGCGAGGAATTCGACAGCCTCTACGAACTGGTCCGCGCCGAACTGATCGACACGGTGTTCACCGTGACCGCCGTCGTCGAAAAGGTCCTGGCCGCAACCCGGCGGATCCAGAAGGCGCTCAAGGCGGGCACCAGCCCGGCCCTGATCAGTGCGTTCAATGACATCAAGAGCCAGCTGGAGCAGCTGGTCTACCCCGGCTTCGTGGCCCGGACCGGGTATGCCCAGCTCAGCCAGCTGCCGCGGTACTTGGCTGCTATCGAGCGCCGGCTCGAGAAGCTCCCGACCATCGTCGCCCGGGACGCGGCACAGATGGCTACGGTCCAGAAGCTGGAAGACGACTACGACGACGCCGTGGCCGCCTTGCGTCCCGGGGCGCGGACGCCCGAAGGGCTCCGGAAGGTGCGCTGGATGATCGAGGAGCTGCGCGTCAGCTTCTTCGCCCAGGAACTGGGCACGGCCTACACGGTGTCCGAGAAGCGGATCCGGACGGCACTGAACGAGGCGCTCAGCCGCTGA
- a CDS encoding sulfurtransferase, whose amino-acid sequence MKTLMDVPTLRDRMTSGARTVVLDVRWALGDRDGHKHYLEGHIPGAVFVDLETGLAAPGSHGLGRHPLPEAAAFEESAREWGINRDDTVVVYDDAGGQSAARLWWLLRDGGLDRVFLLDGGLAAWRQEGLELERGEELPCLGSVQLEPGNMPVLLLDDVAGFAADGVLLDARAGERYRGENEPVDPKAGHIPGALSAPTAANLDADGRFLPADRLAARFRSVGVQAGKPVAVYCGSGVSAAHEIAALAEAGIAAALFPGSWSQWSQLGRPAATGGEPYGAPAGERAPGETRSHADSKLAG is encoded by the coding sequence ATGAAGACTCTGATGGACGTACCGACGCTGCGGGACCGGATGACCTCCGGGGCGCGCACGGTGGTACTCGATGTGCGCTGGGCCCTGGGAGACCGGGACGGGCACAAGCATTACCTTGAAGGACACATTCCCGGGGCCGTCTTCGTGGACCTGGAGACCGGCCTGGCGGCGCCCGGCAGCCATGGCCTTGGCCGCCATCCGCTGCCCGAAGCGGCAGCATTCGAGGAGTCGGCCCGCGAATGGGGCATCAACCGGGACGACACGGTGGTGGTCTATGACGACGCCGGGGGACAGTCCGCGGCACGGCTGTGGTGGCTGCTGCGCGACGGGGGATTAGACCGGGTCTTCCTGCTCGACGGCGGCCTCGCGGCCTGGCGCCAGGAGGGCCTCGAGCTGGAGCGGGGCGAGGAATTGCCCTGCCTGGGCAGCGTGCAATTGGAACCCGGGAACATGCCGGTGCTGCTCCTCGACGACGTGGCGGGGTTCGCGGCGGACGGTGTACTGCTGGATGCCCGCGCCGGTGAACGGTACCGCGGCGAGAACGAACCGGTCGATCCCAAGGCCGGCCATATCCCCGGCGCCCTCAGCGCGCCGACCGCGGCCAATCTGGACGCCGATGGCCGCTTCCTGCCCGCGGACCGGCTGGCGGCCAGGTTCCGCAGCGTCGGCGTGCAGGCAGGCAAGCCGGTCGCCGTCTACTGCGGCTCGGGCGTGAGTGCCGCCCACGAGATCGCGGCCCTGGCCGAAGCCGGGATCGCCGCCGCGCTGTTCCCGGGTTCCTGGTCCCAGTGGTCACAGCTGGGCCGGCCGGCGGCCACAGGCGGGGAGCCCTACGGTGCGCCTGCCGGAGAGCGTGCCCCGGGCGAAACGCGGTCACACGCCGATTCGAAACTGGCAGGCTGA
- a CDS encoding MBL fold metallo-hydrolase: MLLTKYTHACIRLEKDGHALVIDPGGFSELEVALKGAATVLITHEHEDHVDRERLPGILSASDGMQVYAPEGVAEELRELVPEAAGRIHAAAPQTRFSVSGFEIRTYGGQHALIHSHIPVVDNIGYLIDDNVYHPGDALIVPHRQVVPTLLVPVHGPWSKTAEVIDFLTSVRPSRAYPIHDGLLNSTGQGIVEKHLVRFGEQYGTRYQHLEPGQSVTV; the protein is encoded by the coding sequence ATGCTGCTCACCAAGTACACCCACGCTTGCATCAGGCTCGAAAAGGACGGCCACGCCCTGGTCATCGACCCTGGCGGCTTCTCCGAACTCGAGGTGGCGCTCAAGGGCGCGGCGACGGTGCTGATCACCCACGAGCACGAGGACCACGTGGACCGCGAGCGGCTCCCCGGCATTCTCTCGGCCAGCGACGGCATGCAGGTCTATGCCCCGGAGGGCGTGGCCGAAGAACTCCGGGAGCTCGTCCCCGAGGCCGCCGGACGCATCCACGCCGCGGCGCCGCAGACCCGCTTCTCCGTATCCGGCTTCGAGATCCGCACCTACGGCGGCCAGCATGCTCTCATCCACTCCCATATCCCGGTCGTGGACAACATCGGCTACCTCATCGATGACAACGTCTACCATCCGGGGGACGCCCTGATCGTGCCGCACCGCCAGGTGGTGCCGACCCTGCTGGTGCCGGTCCATGGCCCCTGGTCCAAGACCGCAGAGGTCATCGACTTCCTCACCTCCGTGCGGCCGTCCCGCGCCTACCCCATCCACGACGGCCTGCTCAACAGCACCGGGCAGGGGATCGTCGAAAAGCACCTGGTCCGGTTCGGTGAACAGTACGGCACCCGTTACCAGCACCTGGAGCCGGGCCAAAGCGTTACGGTGTGA
- a CDS encoding ABC transporter permease produces the protein MIVAVELGLIYAIMALGVYLTFRILNFPDLTVDGSFTTGAAVASIMIINGAPPLLSTVAAFGAGLVAGWITGILHTKGKINGLLAGILTMIALYSINLRIMGKANLPLLREDTLITPLRDAGMLGTIGAIFVFGLLALAVKFIIDWFLHTDLGLAMQATGDNEEMIRSFGVSTDRMKILGLALSNGLVALCGALIAQYQGFADIGMGIGLILAGLASVIIGQAIFGSRVIIVATLAVVLGSVLYRVVIQLALQAGLNPNDMKLISAVLVVIALVLPQWKVFKRIGGLNNMKKALSGAGARG, from the coding sequence ATGATTGTTGCGGTTGAACTTGGCCTGATCTACGCGATCATGGCGCTGGGGGTCTACCTGACCTTCCGGATTCTAAACTTTCCCGATCTGACCGTGGACGGCAGCTTCACCACCGGTGCGGCCGTCGCCTCGATCATGATCATCAACGGAGCCCCTCCGCTCCTCTCGACGGTGGCGGCGTTCGGCGCCGGCCTGGTGGCTGGCTGGATCACCGGCATCCTGCATACCAAGGGGAAGATCAACGGGCTGCTGGCGGGCATCCTCACCATGATCGCGCTGTACTCGATCAACCTGCGCATCATGGGCAAGGCGAACCTTCCGCTGCTGCGCGAGGACACGCTGATCACTCCGCTGCGCGACGCCGGCATGCTCGGCACCATCGGGGCCATCTTCGTCTTCGGCCTGTTGGCCCTGGCGGTGAAGTTCATCATCGACTGGTTCCTGCACACGGACCTGGGCCTTGCCATGCAGGCCACCGGCGACAACGAGGAAATGATCCGCAGCTTCGGCGTCAGCACGGACCGGATGAAGATCCTGGGCCTGGCGCTGTCGAACGGCCTGGTGGCCCTGTGCGGCGCCCTGATCGCGCAGTACCAGGGCTTCGCCGACATTGGCATGGGGATCGGCCTGATCCTCGCCGGGCTGGCGTCCGTCATCATCGGCCAGGCCATCTTCGGCTCGCGGGTCATCATTGTCGCCACGCTGGCGGTTGTCCTCGGTTCGGTGCTGTACCGCGTCGTGATCCAGCTGGCCCTGCAGGCCGGCCTGAACCCGAACGACATGAAGCTCATCTCGGCCGTCCTGGTCGTGATCGCACTCGTGCTGCCGCAGTGGAAGGTCTTCAAACGCATAGGCGGGCTCAATAACATGAAGAAAGCACTTTCCGGGGCAGGAGCCAGGGGCTGA
- a CDS encoding Fur family transcriptional regulator — protein MPSPSAEPTSRRRGSEQRVTRQRLAVGQALDNLDDFVSTQELHRLLQERGESVSLATTYRILQSMADDGLVDVLRKDDNEAVYRRCAAEHHHHHLLCRECGKAVEIEAPAVERWAARVAEEHGYTQVAHTVEMYGLCPECSARTR, from the coding sequence ATGCCATCCCCTTCCGCCGAACCCACGTCGCGCCGCCGCGGTTCTGAGCAGCGGGTGACCAGGCAGCGGCTGGCTGTCGGCCAGGCGCTGGACAATCTGGACGATTTTGTCAGCACGCAGGAACTGCACCGACTGCTGCAGGAGCGCGGCGAATCCGTCTCGCTCGCGACGACCTACCGCATCCTGCAGTCCATGGCCGACGACGGCCTCGTGGACGTGCTGCGCAAGGATGACAATGAGGCGGTCTACCGCCGCTGCGCCGCGGAGCACCATCATCACCACCTGCTCTGCCGCGAGTGCGGCAAGGCCGTGGAGATCGAGGCGCCGGCGGTGGAGCGGTGGGCCGCACGGGTCGCCGAGGAACACGGCTACACCCAGGTGGCGCATACCGTGGAGATGTACGGCCTGTGCCCGGAATGCAGCGCTAGGACGCGGTAG
- a CDS encoding multidrug effflux MFS transporter, whose protein sequence is MTSDSTAISVRSQLNLSRGKDPVVLVAALGILSAVSPLATDMYLASMPAMADYFGTSASAVQLTLTAYMVGMAVGQFLLGPISDVLGRHRLMVAGNVLFLLSSVAVILVPTIEAVMALRILQGLSGAAGVVIARAVVTDIASGRRAAKLFSVLAMITSLAPVVAPLLGGVIASVAPWQAVFWVLAGFGLVMLACTVFVVPETLPRAKRHRGGLAAVAANSWKVLRTPSFMAYALAFGFAFSTLFSYISASAFVVQNVLGFSALGYSLVFAANAAGSIVAAIVNTRLVDRIDPGRILRTAIVAMFLVNAAGLALVLAGITGWPTLLHLFASQACLGFIFGNATALAQGRVPERAGAGSAVLGLLQFVLGGIASPLTGLAGQHTAVPMALSMAVCSALALAAALTARRLNR, encoded by the coding sequence ATGACTTCTGATAGCACGGCCATCTCCGTCCGCTCCCAGCTCAACCTTTCCCGCGGCAAGGATCCGGTGGTGCTCGTGGCGGCGCTCGGCATCCTCAGTGCCGTCAGCCCGTTGGCCACCGACATGTACCTGGCCTCCATGCCCGCGATGGCCGATTACTTCGGCACCTCCGCGTCGGCAGTGCAGTTGACGCTGACCGCCTACATGGTTGGAATGGCAGTCGGCCAGTTCCTGCTCGGCCCCATTTCCGACGTGCTGGGCCGGCATCGGCTCATGGTCGCGGGCAACGTGCTATTCCTGCTCAGCTCCGTGGCCGTGATCCTGGTTCCAACCATCGAGGCGGTCATGGCGCTTCGTATCCTGCAAGGCCTCTCCGGGGCGGCGGGCGTCGTTATCGCCCGCGCCGTTGTCACGGACATCGCCTCCGGACGCAGGGCCGCCAAGCTCTTCTCCGTGCTGGCGATGATCACCTCCCTCGCGCCGGTCGTTGCGCCGCTCCTCGGCGGAGTCATTGCCTCGGTCGCGCCCTGGCAGGCGGTGTTCTGGGTCCTTGCCGGCTTCGGGCTCGTCATGCTGGCCTGCACCGTGTTCGTTGTGCCGGAGACACTCCCCCGCGCAAAGCGCCACCGCGGAGGTCTCGCCGCAGTCGCCGCCAACTCGTGGAAGGTGCTGCGCACGCCGTCGTTCATGGCTTATGCGCTGGCCTTCGGCTTTGCCTTCAGTACCCTTTTCTCCTACATCTCCGCCTCCGCGTTTGTGGTGCAGAACGTGCTTGGCTTTTCGGCGCTCGGCTACTCCTTAGTCTTCGCCGCCAACGCAGCCGGCTCGATCGTGGCGGCCATCGTCAATACCCGGCTGGTCGACCGCATCGATCCCGGCCGCATCCTGCGCACCGCCATCGTGGCCATGTTCCTGGTCAATGCCGCGGGACTCGCCCTGGTCCTCGCCGGCATCACGGGATGGCCCACGCTGCTGCACCTCTTTGCGAGCCAGGCCTGCCTCGGCTTCATCTTCGGCAATGCCACGGCCCTCGCCCAGGGCCGCGTCCCCGAACGGGCCGGAGCAGGTTCCGCGGTCCTGGGCCTGCTCCAGTTCGTCCTGGGCGGCATTGCCAGCCCGTTAACCGGCTTGGCCGGCCAGCACACGGCCGTGCCGATGGCCCTCTCCATGGCCGTATGCTCCGCACTGGCCCTGGCCGCTGCGCTGACCGCCCGCCGGCTCAATCGGTGA
- a CDS encoding NAD(P)-dependent alcohol dehydrogenase, with protein MTLGRPAPPPLGKPLSGPAAGRRGPTVAAYGATSADSGLVPLEIGRRDPGPHDVQISIAYCGLCHSDVHSTRGEWRPQRYPLVPGHEIVGRVTAIGADVTLFGPGDLVGVGCMVDSCRSCASCEEGLEQYCEEGSVGTYGAADRRHAGETTQGGYATSIVVDENFCLRMPASLDPAGAAPLLCAGITTYSPMRYFGVQPGDRVGVVGLGGLGHMAVKLAKAMGAGVTVFTTSPEKTEAAMLLGADAVVASGDAAAMAEAAESVDLVIDTVAASHDLVPYLRALRRDGALIQLGLPGEDMPPIPVGVLMRRRIAYASSLIGGISETQELLDFCAEHDITADVELVTARQLNQAFDRMVAGDVKYRFVLDIASLKENA; from the coding sequence ATGACTCTCGGCCGCCCTGCACCGCCCCCCTTGGGCAAACCCCTCTCCGGCCCGGCTGCCGGCCGCCGCGGCCCAACCGTTGCGGCCTATGGAGCCACCTCGGCGGACTCCGGGCTCGTGCCGTTGGAGATCGGACGCCGCGATCCAGGACCGCATGACGTCCAAATCAGCATCGCCTACTGCGGCCTCTGCCACTCGGACGTCCATTCCACGCGGGGCGAGTGGCGGCCGCAGCGCTATCCGCTGGTGCCCGGCCACGAGATCGTCGGCCGGGTCACTGCCATCGGCGCGGATGTGACGCTCTTCGGCCCGGGAGACCTCGTCGGGGTCGGCTGCATGGTGGATTCCTGCCGCAGCTGCGCCAGCTGCGAAGAGGGGCTGGAGCAGTACTGCGAGGAGGGCTCGGTCGGCACCTACGGCGCCGCGGACCGGAGGCACGCCGGGGAGACGACCCAGGGCGGCTACGCCACCTCGATCGTCGTCGACGAGAATTTCTGCCTGCGGATGCCGGCCAGCCTTGATCCGGCCGGGGCCGCGCCGCTGCTCTGCGCGGGTATCACGACCTATTCGCCGATGCGCTACTTCGGTGTCCAGCCCGGTGACCGCGTCGGCGTCGTCGGATTGGGCGGGCTGGGCCACATGGCAGTCAAGCTCGCGAAGGCCATGGGCGCCGGCGTCACCGTTTTCACGACGTCGCCGGAAAAGACGGAGGCGGCGATGCTGCTCGGCGCCGACGCCGTCGTCGCGTCCGGCGATGCGGCGGCCATGGCAGAGGCCGCCGAGTCGGTCGACCTGGTCATCGATACCGTTGCGGCCAGCCACGACCTGGTGCCCTACCTGCGCGCCCTCCGGCGCGACGGCGCCCTGATCCAGCTCGGTCTTCCCGGCGAGGACATGCCGCCGATCCCGGTCGGGGTGCTGATGCGCCGGCGCATCGCGTACGCGAGTTCGCTGATCGGCGGGATTTCCGAGACCCAGGAACTGCTCGACTTCTGCGCGGAACACGACATTACCGCCGACGTCGAGCTGGTGACGGCCCGGCAGCTGAATCAGGCCTTCGACCGCATGGTCGCCGGAGACGTCAAGTACCGCTTCGTCCTGGACATCGCATCACTGAAGGAGAATGCATGA
- a CDS encoding ABC transporter substrate-binding protein, whose product MKRTRYSALGATLVATALLATACGNGGNDAGSAAGAGGESVEIGITQIVSHPSLDAARDGFKKALSENGYTEGGNVTYDEQNAQGDQATATSIAGKFNTDQKDLVLAIATPTAQAAAQAITSSPIMITAVTDPVAAGLVDSLEAPGGNVTGTSDLNPVEEQLGLLKEMVPDAKSVGIVYSSGEVNSQVQVDLAKEAAKKLGLELREATVSNSSEVQQAAQSLDVDAFYVPTDNNVVSSLASLIGVAESKKIPVIASDAASVEGGALATEGINYEDLGYQTGLMAVKVLKGGDPASMPIETASELEVVVNKGAAKRMGVEIPKAMLDSADRVIE is encoded by the coding sequence ATGAAACGCACGCGCTACTCAGCTCTGGGGGCCACTCTCGTCGCGACGGCGCTGCTGGCCACTGCCTGCGGTAATGGCGGCAACGATGCCGGCAGCGCCGCCGGCGCCGGGGGAGAGTCCGTCGAGATCGGCATCACCCAGATCGTTTCCCACCCTTCGCTCGACGCGGCCCGGGACGGATTCAAGAAGGCGCTGTCCGAGAACGGCTACACCGAGGGCGGGAACGTCACTTACGACGAGCAGAACGCCCAGGGAGACCAGGCCACTGCCACGTCCATCGCCGGCAAGTTCAACACTGACCAGAAGGACCTGGTCCTGGCCATCGCCACCCCGACGGCCCAGGCCGCGGCCCAGGCAATCACCAGCAGCCCGATCATGATCACGGCCGTCACGGACCCCGTCGCTGCCGGCCTCGTCGACTCGCTCGAGGCTCCCGGCGGCAACGTCACCGGCACCAGCGACCTCAACCCGGTCGAGGAGCAGCTGGGGCTCCTGAAGGAGATGGTGCCCGACGCCAAGTCGGTCGGCATCGTGTACAGCTCGGGCGAAGTGAATTCGCAGGTCCAGGTCGACCTGGCCAAGGAAGCCGCCAAGAAGCTCGGCCTTGAACTCCGCGAGGCGACCGTGAGCAATTCCAGCGAGGTGCAGCAGGCCGCGCAGTCGCTGGACGTCGACGCCTTCTACGTTCCCACCGACAACAACGTGGTGTCCTCGCTGGCGTCGCTGATCGGCGTGGCCGAGTCGAAGAAGATCCCGGTCATTGCCTCCGACGCGGCCAGCGTCGAGGGCGGCGCCCTGGCCACCGAGGGCATCAACTACGAGGACCTTGGCTACCAGACCGGCCTGATGGCTGTGAAGGTCCTCAAGGGCGGGGATCCGGCGTCCATGCCGATCGAGACCGCCTCCGAGCTGGAGGTCGTGGTGAACAAGGGCGCGGCGAAGCGGATGGGTGTCGAAATCCCCAAGGCCATGCTTGATTCCGCCGACCGCGTCATCGAATAG
- a CDS encoding HIT family protein → MSTLFTKIINGDIPGKFVWKDDDVVAFLSIGPLADGHTLVVPRQEVDRWTDAPAELWRKVTDVARTIGKVQVDTFGVPRAGMIIAGFEVDHLHLHVWPASSEAEFDFKKAEHNPDPDRLEANAQKLRDGLRSAGYGEFVPAE, encoded by the coding sequence ATGAGCACCCTGTTCACCAAGATCATCAACGGCGACATCCCCGGGAAATTTGTCTGGAAGGACGACGACGTCGTCGCCTTCCTCAGTATCGGACCGCTGGCCGACGGCCATACCCTCGTGGTGCCCAGGCAGGAGGTGGACCGCTGGACCGACGCGCCGGCGGAGCTGTGGCGGAAAGTGACCGACGTTGCCCGGACCATCGGCAAGGTGCAGGTCGACACCTTCGGAGTACCGCGCGCCGGCATGATCATCGCCGGCTTCGAAGTCGACCACCTGCACCTGCACGTCTGGCCGGCCAGCTCGGAGGCGGAATTCGACTTCAAGAAGGCGGAGCACAACCCGGACCCCGACCGGCTGGAAGCGAACGCGCAAAAGCTGCGCGACGGGCTCCGGTCCGCCGGCTACGGCGAATTCGTCCCGGCGGAGTAG